In Numidum massiliense, a single genomic region encodes these proteins:
- a CDS encoding cation-translocating P-type ATPase, giving the protein MAVWYEKSVTDVIEQLHTNPEEGLTQAEVAARQQRHGPNAFAPPKKQSIWQLLFAQINSPLIYILLAAAIISAIVGELSDAVIIGLVIALNAVIGVIQEAKAEQSLAALQKLSTPQAVVRRDGETKEVPSELLVPGDIVLIDAGRYVPADLRLLKTTNFKVEESALTGESVPVDKRADWSSSEEVPLGDQQNMAFMSTLSTYGRATGVVVATGMATEIGKIAGMLGAEAKDETPLQRRLASLGKTLGIGALIVCAVIFALGYWQGREPLDMFLLAVSLAVAAIPEGLPAIVTIVLALGVRRMIKRHAIVRKLPAVETLGSVTVICSDKTGTLTQNKMTVVRYAIGTKAGDIAALNSRRFAERRLLEHFSLCNDATYTATEQTGDPTEVALLAAAATHDIHKESLERATPRVHEIPFDSERKRMTTVHRSSHSNDDSGKYVVIVKGAIERVLPRAKHAIINDSVVPLTDDGREAIAARANDMSEDALRVLATAYKEVDTIPERPEDLESDLIFSGFVGMIDPPREEVKDALAACKRAGIKTVMITGDHKVTAVAIARELGMAHDAKQAITGAEIDDLSAAALKERVPDLAVFARVSPEHKVRIVEAYKANGHIVSMTGDGVNDAPSLKRADIGVAMGVTGTDVAKGAADIVLTDDNFSTIVAAVAEGRNIYRNVKKAILFLLSCNVGELIALFFAIMLGWPAPLRAIHILWVNLITDTLPAISLGVDPGSPDVMDEKPRRQKAGIFAGSSGIFTVGNGLLIGALTLVAFLMSVKMYSGAPSLFAVDFDNLSADALAHAQTMAFVVLSVSQLFHALNLRHPRRPLWQIGLFGNKLLLGSIALGIAIQAALVNLPFFQDVFHLHRLSASDWLLALLLSLVPLALNELGKLFASVKRRKL; this is encoded by the coding sequence ATCGCAGTGTGGTACGAAAAAAGCGTTACTGACGTCATCGAGCAATTGCACACGAATCCTGAGGAGGGTCTAACGCAAGCAGAAGTTGCCGCGAGGCAGCAAAGACACGGACCGAATGCGTTTGCGCCGCCTAAAAAGCAGTCGATCTGGCAATTGCTGTTCGCGCAAATTAACAGTCCGCTCATCTACATTTTACTCGCAGCGGCTATCATTTCCGCCATCGTCGGCGAACTGAGCGATGCGGTTATAATCGGCCTCGTCATCGCCTTGAATGCGGTCATCGGGGTCATTCAAGAAGCGAAAGCAGAGCAATCGCTCGCGGCGCTACAAAAGCTGTCGACGCCGCAAGCTGTCGTCCGCCGCGACGGGGAAACGAAAGAAGTCCCCTCTGAATTACTCGTCCCGGGAGATATCGTCCTAATCGATGCTGGGCGCTACGTGCCAGCCGATTTACGATTGCTTAAGACGACCAACTTCAAAGTTGAAGAATCGGCGTTGACGGGGGAATCGGTTCCGGTCGACAAACGGGCCGACTGGTCCTCTTCAGAAGAAGTGCCGCTGGGCGATCAACAAAATATGGCCTTCATGTCCACACTCTCGACGTACGGGCGCGCCACAGGCGTCGTCGTCGCAACGGGCATGGCGACGGAAATCGGCAAAATCGCCGGTATGCTCGGCGCGGAAGCGAAAGACGAAACGCCGTTGCAGCGGCGTCTAGCTAGTCTCGGCAAAACGCTCGGCATCGGTGCGCTCATCGTTTGTGCGGTTATCTTTGCCCTCGGCTACTGGCAAGGGCGCGAACCGCTAGACATGTTTCTACTCGCGGTCAGCTTAGCCGTCGCCGCGATCCCGGAAGGGTTGCCGGCGATTGTTACGATCGTCCTCGCGCTCGGGGTGCGGCGAATGATTAAGCGACACGCTATCGTGCGCAAGCTCCCCGCGGTAGAGACGCTCGGTTCAGTCACGGTCATCTGTTCCGATAAAACGGGGACGTTGACGCAAAACAAGATGACCGTCGTCCGCTATGCCATCGGCACAAAAGCGGGCGACATCGCCGCGCTGAACAGCCGCCGCTTTGCCGAGAGGCGGTTGTTGGAACATTTTAGTCTCTGTAACGACGCCACCTATACAGCAACTGAACAGACGGGCGACCCGACTGAAGTCGCACTGTTAGCCGCGGCAGCTACGCACGATATTCACAAAGAATCGCTTGAACGCGCAACCCCGCGCGTACATGAAATTCCCTTCGATTCGGAGCGGAAACGGATGACGACGGTGCACAGGAGCAGTCACAGCAATGACGACAGTGGCAAGTATGTCGTCATCGTCAAAGGGGCGATCGAGCGCGTGCTTCCCCGCGCCAAACATGCCATTATTAACGACTCCGTCGTTCCGCTGACGGACGACGGACGCGAGGCGATTGCCGCACGCGCGAACGACATGTCTGAAGACGCGCTACGGGTGTTAGCGACGGCCTATAAAGAAGTTGACACGATACCGGAGCGCCCAGAAGATCTAGAGAGCGACCTCATTTTTAGCGGCTTCGTCGGCATGATCGATCCACCGCGCGAAGAAGTAAAGGATGCACTCGCTGCGTGTAAACGAGCTGGCATTAAGACGGTCATGATCACGGGCGACCACAAAGTGACCGCAGTCGCGATCGCTCGTGAATTAGGGATGGCGCACGATGCTAAACAGGCGATCACTGGCGCGGAAATCGATGACCTATCTGCTGCAGCACTCAAGGAACGCGTCCCTGACTTGGCGGTATTCGCTCGCGTGTCGCCGGAGCATAAAGTGCGCATCGTCGAAGCTTACAAGGCGAACGGCCACATTGTCTCGATGACGGGCGACGGCGTCAACGACGCCCCTTCGTTAAAGCGGGCCGATATCGGAGTAGCGATGGGCGTGACCGGGACGGACGTGGCCAAAGGCGCTGCGGACATCGTACTGACAGACGACAATTTCTCGACAATCGTCGCAGCAGTTGCGGAAGGACGCAACATTTACCGCAACGTAAAAAAGGCGATCCTCTTTTTGTTGTCGTGTAACGTCGGAGAACTGATCGCCCTGTTTTTCGCTATTATGTTGGGCTGGCCCGCCCCGCTCCGCGCGATTCACATTTTGTGGGTTAACTTAATTACGGATACACTGCCAGCTATTTCCCTCGGGGTCGACCCCGGAAGCCCCGACGTGATGGATGAAAAGCCGCGTCGGCAGAAAGCGGGCATTTTTGCTGGCAGCAGCGGCATTTTTACCGTCGGCAACGGCTTACTCATCGGCGCGTTAACGCTCGTCGCTTTTTTAATGAGCGTCAAAATGTATAGTGGGGCCCCTTCTCTATTTGCCGTCGACTTCGACAACTTGTCCGCGGACGCGCTGGCGCACGCACAGACGATGGCGTTCGTCGTGCTTAGCGTGTCCCAGCTGTTTCACGCGTTAAATTTGCGCCACCCGCGGCGGCCACTGTGGCAAATCGGCCTGTTCGGCAACAAGTTATTGCTCGGTAGTATTGCCCTCGGCATTGCCATCCAAGCGGCACTCGTGAACCTCCCGTTTTTTCAAGATGTGTTTCACTTGCACCGCTTAAGTGCCAGTGACTGGCTGCTCGCGCTACTGTTGTCGCTCGTGCCGCTCGCACTGAACGAACTCGGCAAACTGTTCGCCTCAGTCAAACGTCGGAAACTCTAA
- a CDS encoding YfbR-like 5'-deoxynucleotidase has protein sequence MQNGKFINIVTRMQYVPRWDEYAPKFEDNTASHSYRCAVYGLIAALIEQKQYGKDPDVLKIVCRAIFHDLNEVITGPIKHRTKKSEEVREHIYRLEKEASTEIVSYLSQSLQPIFTDFIVCAEDDSYEGQLVDGVDTFDAMMFCHREVLYGSTYFFADKYEELADKLRRHHLPSIRTLMAAVDAGDELYDFLFSVLMLDRVRRWKGKVNTVYDDDAIHGFRSTALGIFNSYLEKIKYGVEIDILAVVGKLLGHDIVEEVTGDVLGPVKHSSPEIKRAFEAYERKVNLDLVHKLPPYMHEAFISYTVEAKENTYEGKMVDLVDKLDALIKVNMERRNNPSEYEYVYRHQLRVVQQTYEQPSAVFFLAYILHDLEFPTFD, from the coding sequence ATGCAAAACGGGAAGTTTATAAACATTGTGACGCGTATGCAGTACGTGCCGCGGTGGGACGAGTACGCCCCGAAGTTTGAAGACAATACGGCGAGCCATAGCTACCGCTGCGCCGTGTACGGGTTGATCGCGGCACTCATCGAGCAAAAACAGTACGGGAAAGACCCCGACGTGCTCAAAATCGTCTGTCGCGCCATTTTTCACGATTTAAACGAAGTCATTACAGGACCGATCAAACACCGGACGAAAAAGAGCGAAGAAGTGCGAGAACACATTTATCGCTTAGAAAAAGAAGCGAGTACAGAAATAGTCTCGTATCTGTCCCAGTCGTTGCAACCGATTTTTACCGACTTTATCGTTTGCGCCGAAGACGACTCATACGAGGGGCAACTTGTCGACGGGGTCGATACGTTTGACGCGATGATGTTTTGCCACCGCGAAGTGCTATACGGTTCGACATACTTTTTCGCGGACAAATACGAGGAGCTGGCCGACAAACTGCGGCGGCATCACTTGCCGTCCATTCGCACGCTCATGGCCGCCGTCGATGCAGGCGACGAGCTGTACGACTTTTTATTTAGCGTCTTAATGTTAGACCGCGTGCGCCGCTGGAAAGGAAAAGTGAACACTGTGTACGACGATGACGCGATTCACGGTTTCCGTTCGACCGCGCTCGGCATTTTTAACAGTTACTTAGAAAAAATTAAATACGGCGTCGAGATTGACATTTTAGCCGTTGTCGGGAAATTGTTAGGGCACGACATCGTAGAAGAAGTGACCGGCGACGTGCTCGGGCCGGTGAAACATTCCAGCCCGGAAATTAAGCGCGCCTTTGAAGCGTACGAACGGAAAGTGAACCTAGACCTCGTACACAAACTGCCACCGTATATGCACGAAGCTTTCATCTCATACACGGTCGAGGCGAAGGAAAATACGTACGAAGGGAAGATGGTCGACCTCGTCGATAAGTTGGACGCTCTCATAAAAGTAAACATGGAGCGACGCAACAATCCGAGCGAGTACGAGTACGTCTACCGTCACCAACTGCGCGTCGTGCAGCAGACGTACGAGCAGCCGTCGGCCGTCTTTTTCCTCGCCTACATTTTACACGATTTAGAGTTTCCGACGTTTGACTGA
- a CDS encoding metallophosphoesterase family protein, with the protein MERIAVISDIHGNVPALDAVLEDIRRRGIERIFCLGDLIGKGPQSDLVVDRIREVCEIVIRGNWDDLIERPIEHETFAWHQRRLGPERIDYLTSLPFSHDIVLSGKLVRFVHASPQSVHHRVQPWHPFERRLAMFDNTELVAAAGCKREPDVVGYGDVHNAFVQSYRGKTLFNTGSVGNPLDVPQASYAVLEGVYGSDEAAGFGLQLVRVPYDIEDAVNIARDLNMPDLEPYVEELRTARYRGLKKQ; encoded by the coding sequence GTGGAACGGATAGCGGTTATTTCAGACATTCACGGGAACGTGCCGGCGTTGGACGCCGTTCTCGAAGATATTCGTAGACGCGGGATTGAACGCATTTTTTGCTTAGGAGATCTAATCGGTAAAGGCCCGCAATCGGATCTCGTCGTCGACCGCATCCGCGAAGTGTGCGAAATTGTCATTAGGGGAAACTGGGACGACTTGATCGAGCGGCCGATTGAACACGAGACATTTGCGTGGCATCAAAGGCGGCTCGGACCCGAACGGATTGACTATTTGACAAGCCTGCCGTTTTCGCACGACATCGTGTTGAGCGGGAAGCTTGTCCGCTTCGTACACGCCTCGCCGCAAAGTGTGCACCACCGCGTGCAACCGTGGCATCCGTTCGAGCGGCGCCTCGCGATGTTTGACAATACAGAGCTCGTCGCGGCTGCCGGCTGTAAGCGAGAACCGGACGTCGTCGGTTACGGCGATGTGCACAACGCGTTCGTACAAAGTTATCGCGGTAAGACGCTGTTTAACACGGGGAGTGTCGGCAACCCCCTCGATGTGCCACAAGCGTCGTATGCCGTCTTGGAGGGCGTGTACGGCAGTGACGAGGCGGCAGGTTTCGGACTCCAGCTCGTGCGCGTGCCGTACGACATCGAGGACGCGGTCAATATCGCGCGGGACTTGAACATGCCAGACTTGGAGCCGTATGTGGAAGAGCTCCGTACAGCGCGCTATCGCGGGTTAAAGAAACAGTAG
- a CDS encoding AMP-binding protein — MQTTRLYRWMKQLGFGDYESFFQASIDDINWFWGEAEKALGIAWFAPYTRVLDLSRGIEWPEWYVGGKLNVTYNAVDKWLVDPQISTRPAVVWEGEDGTVVTYTYEQLSAAIDRFARGLRREGIAKGDRVAIYMPLLPETIVAILAIIKIGAIFIPCFSGYKADAVAKRLTGAQVKMLISADGYLRRGKAVAMKEEADKACALAPSVQKLVVVRRLGRDVAWQSGRDLDWRDLAKSETESTAHFERADRAHKAYRVDPAHKEPTAAAYRPLAAEQTNGNDPFMIIYTSGTTGRPKGAVHTHNGFALKSAFDAAFSMDLKPGDILCWLTDMGWMMGPFLMFASLFNAATMVLYEGTPTYPEADRVWQLVEDHRMTHLGLSPTLIRSLMPHGEQLVKRHDLSSLQGIASTGEPWNPEPWHWLFETVGQKRVPIYNYSGGTEISGGILGNVPLKPIAPISFNSPLPGMDVDVYDAEGRPVRSEVGELVIKQPWVGMTNGFWEEPERYKKTYWSRWPNTWVHGDWVILDDDSGQWVITGRSDDTLNVAGKRLGPAEVESVLVAHPAVLEAGTIGIPDEVKGEVPVCFVVLKSVTSAARSPDGKLKPNEGSRYSTSRATGDVTEQGRQAPSASQVAQLHDELMVLVAERLGKSLCPKAIHFVPDLPKTRNAKIMRRAIRAAYLGHDPGDLSALDNPEAVTAIAHLSRVKNS; from the coding sequence ATGCAAACGACGCGCTTGTACCGCTGGATGAAACAGCTCGGGTTCGGCGACTACGAGTCATTTTTTCAAGCGTCGATCGACGATATAAATTGGTTTTGGGGCGAGGCGGAAAAGGCGCTAGGCATCGCCTGGTTTGCACCGTATACGCGCGTCCTCGACCTGTCGCGCGGCATTGAGTGGCCCGAGTGGTACGTCGGCGGCAAGCTTAACGTGACGTACAACGCCGTAGATAAGTGGCTCGTCGATCCACAAATAAGCACGCGTCCGGCTGTCGTGTGGGAAGGCGAAGACGGCACCGTCGTCACTTACACGTATGAACAACTTTCCGCAGCGATCGATCGCTTCGCCCGCGGCTTACGGCGCGAAGGGATCGCCAAAGGGGACCGCGTCGCCATCTACATGCCGCTCCTTCCAGAAACGATCGTCGCCATCTTAGCGATTATAAAAATTGGCGCCATCTTTATCCCTTGTTTCTCCGGTTACAAAGCTGACGCGGTGGCCAAACGGTTAACGGGCGCGCAGGTAAAAATGCTCATTAGCGCCGACGGCTACTTGCGCCGGGGCAAAGCTGTGGCGATGAAAGAAGAGGCGGACAAGGCGTGCGCGCTGGCGCCGTCTGTACAAAAGCTCGTCGTCGTACGCCGCCTCGGGCGTGACGTCGCTTGGCAAAGCGGACGCGACCTCGATTGGCGCGATCTAGCGAAGAGTGAAACAGAAAGCACAGCTCATTTCGAGCGCGCGGATCGTGCGCACAAGGCATACCGTGTGGATCCTGCGCATAAGGAACCGACTGCAGCTGCATACCGTCCGCTAGCAGCAGAGCAGACGAACGGTAACGATCCGTTCATGATCATCTACACTTCCGGAACGACTGGCCGCCCGAAAGGCGCCGTGCATACGCACAACGGGTTTGCCCTCAAATCGGCCTTCGATGCAGCGTTTAGCATGGATTTAAAGCCAGGAGACATCCTCTGCTGGCTGACGGACATGGGGTGGATGATGGGACCATTCCTCATGTTTGCTTCTCTGTTCAATGCGGCGACGATGGTGCTGTACGAAGGGACACCGACGTACCCCGAAGCAGACCGCGTGTGGCAACTAGTAGAAGACCACCGCATGACCCACCTCGGCCTTTCGCCGACGCTCATCCGGTCACTCATGCCACACGGCGAACAACTCGTCAAACGGCACGACTTATCGAGTTTACAAGGAATCGCCTCAACAGGTGAACCATGGAACCCGGAGCCGTGGCACTGGCTGTTCGAGACAGTGGGACAAAAGCGCGTGCCGATCTACAACTACTCCGGCGGAACGGAAATTTCCGGCGGCATTTTAGGCAACGTGCCGCTGAAACCGATCGCCCCGATTAGCTTCAACTCCCCGCTACCCGGCATGGACGTCGACGTTTACGACGCGGAAGGCAGACCAGTGCGCAGCGAAGTCGGCGAGTTAGTCATTAAACAGCCGTGGGTCGGGATGACGAACGGTTTTTGGGAAGAGCCTGAGCGGTATAAAAAGACGTACTGGAGCCGCTGGCCAAACACGTGGGTACACGGCGACTGGGTCATTCTAGACGACGACAGTGGCCAGTGGGTTATCACCGGCCGATCCGACGACACGTTAAACGTCGCCGGTAAACGCCTCGGTCCGGCAGAAGTAGAATCCGTGCTCGTCGCACACCCTGCCGTCCTCGAAGCGGGAACAATTGGGATCCCCGACGAGGTAAAAGGCGAAGTTCCTGTCTGCTTCGTCGTATTGAAATCGGTTACTTCCGCAGCTCGTTCACCCGACGGAAAGCTAAAACCAAATGAAGGGAGTCGCTATTCGACATCTCGAGCAACAGGAGATGTGACCGAGCAAGGGCGGCAAGCACCTAGCGCCAGTCAAGTAGCACAACTTCACGACGAATTGATGGTTTTGGTCGCCGAACGGCTAGGAAAGTCTCTTTGTCCGAAGGCGATTCATTTCGTCCCCGACTTGCCGAAGACGCGCAACGCAAAAATTATGCGCCGCGCGATTCGCGCCGCTTACCTCGGCCACGACCCGGGCGACTTATCTGCTTTGGACAACCCAGAAGCGGTGACAGCGATCGCCCACTTAAGTCGGGTCAAAAATAGTTGA
- the rfbB gene encoding dTDP-glucose 4,6-dehydratase has translation MKQQIAPKNGPQQSVLVTGGAGFIGSNFIPYFLNKYPQYRIVNLDKLTAAADLSRLEDVADCENYVFVHGDICNRELVAHLFRAHDIKGVIHFAAESHVDNSIVAPEAFVRTNVHGTFTLLDVAREQWMEGPHCKKRGCEDARFLHVSTDEVYGTLGARGYFTETTPYAPNSPYSASKAGSDFLVRSYWHTFGLNVVTTNCSNNYGPKQHTEKLIPTIISRALAFKEIPLYGDGKNVRDWLYVIDHCQALDSVFHRGQSGETYNIGGDNERRNIDIAETVCTILDRVAPPPAQGATVKSYRELIRFVSDRPGHDFRYAIDATKIKTELGWKAEESFASGIEKTVTWYVNYF, from the coding sequence ATGAAACAGCAGATTGCCCCTAAAAATGGCCCGCAACAGTCTGTCCTCGTCACGGGCGGGGCAGGTTTTATCGGATCGAATTTTATTCCTTACTTCCTCAACAAATACCCGCAGTACCGCATTGTCAATTTAGACAAGTTAACAGCAGCCGCCGATTTAAGCCGCTTGGAAGACGTCGCGGATTGCGAGAATTACGTATTTGTCCACGGCGACATTTGTAATCGCGAATTAGTCGCGCATTTATTTCGCGCACACGACATAAAAGGGGTCATTCACTTCGCCGCCGAGTCGCACGTCGACAATTCCATCGTCGCCCCAGAAGCGTTTGTGCGTACGAACGTGCACGGCACGTTTACGTTGCTCGATGTCGCAAGAGAGCAGTGGATGGAAGGTCCACACTGCAAAAAGCGGGGGTGCGAAGATGCCCGTTTTTTACACGTCTCGACGGACGAAGTGTATGGGACGCTCGGGGCGCGCGGTTATTTTACCGAAACGACGCCGTATGCGCCGAACAGCCCATATAGTGCAAGTAAGGCAGGATCCGATTTCCTCGTACGCAGTTACTGGCATACGTTCGGATTAAATGTCGTCACCACAAATTGTTCTAACAATTACGGTCCGAAACAGCATACGGAGAAACTCATTCCGACGATTATTAGCCGAGCACTCGCTTTTAAGGAGATCCCGCTTTACGGTGACGGTAAAAACGTGCGCGATTGGTTGTACGTCATCGACCACTGCCAGGCGCTCGACTCAGTGTTTCACCGCGGCCAGAGCGGTGAAACGTACAATATCGGCGGGGACAACGAGCGCCGGAACATTGACATTGCAGAGACGGTGTGCACCATTTTGGACCGGGTGGCGCCCCCGCCCGCGCAGGGCGCAACAGTAAAAAGCTATCGTGAACTCATTCGCTTCGTCAGCGATCGGCCGGGGCACGATTTTCGCTATGCGATTGACGCCACGAAAATTAAAACAGAGCTCGGCTGGAAGGCAGAAGAGTCGTTTGCGAGCGGGATCGAGAAAACGGTCACTTGGTACGTCAACTATTTTTGA
- a CDS encoding virulence factor has product MRIVSIEPTPSPNNMKLNMDERLPDGTAYNFTKDNRAGAPSYIVQLLDIPGVKGIFQVTDFIAVERDPKADWQTILAAVRDFFAKTTIAPNEAAEVEENRSDKTYASTQLAAAVTQTAFGEVYVYVQMFQGIPLQIKLTSGTEEKRVALPHRFLDAAMRIQSAAGNFVFERAWEERGVRYGEMDDVGAQIAEEITAAYDGDRLNRLITRALEQKTDQPLTPDALSAEVVAEQLADPDWRKRFAALERLQPTVKTLPVLKQALTDEKMSVRRLATAYLGMIEDANDVVLPLLYTALKDRSATVRRTAGDCLSDLGDPAAIGPMCKALHDRNKIVRWRAARYLYEVGDESAISALRDAQDDPEFEVQMQVKLALERIEGGHEAEGTVWQQMTRAIGEKGVHRP; this is encoded by the coding sequence GTGAGAATCGTATCTATCGAACCGACCCCTAGTCCGAACAACATGAAATTAAATATGGATGAACGCCTTCCCGACGGAACGGCTTACAATTTTACGAAAGATAACCGCGCAGGTGCGCCTTCTTATATTGTGCAACTCCTCGACATCCCGGGTGTGAAAGGAATTTTTCAAGTTACCGACTTTATTGCCGTCGAGCGCGACCCAAAAGCGGATTGGCAAACGATTTTGGCTGCCGTGCGCGACTTTTTTGCCAAAACGACGATCGCGCCGAACGAAGCGGCTGAAGTCGAAGAAAACCGCTCCGACAAAACGTACGCTTCGACCCAACTCGCCGCTGCAGTGACGCAAACGGCGTTCGGCGAAGTGTACGTGTACGTGCAAATGTTTCAAGGGATTCCGTTACAAATTAAACTCACTTCCGGCACTGAGGAAAAGCGGGTGGCGTTGCCACATCGCTTCCTAGATGCTGCCATGCGCATACAGTCCGCGGCAGGCAACTTTGTGTTCGAACGTGCGTGGGAAGAGCGCGGAGTGCGCTACGGCGAAATGGACGACGTAGGTGCACAAATCGCGGAGGAAATTACCGCTGCTTACGACGGCGACCGCTTGAACCGGTTAATCACCCGTGCCCTCGAGCAAAAAACGGATCAGCCGCTAACACCTGATGCGCTGTCTGCCGAAGTGGTCGCCGAACAATTAGCGGATCCCGACTGGCGCAAGCGCTTTGCCGCCCTCGAACGGCTCCAGCCGACGGTCAAGACGCTCCCCGTCCTCAAGCAAGCACTAACTGACGAGAAAATGTCAGTGCGCCGCCTAGCGACGGCATATTTGGGCATGATCGAAGACGCGAACGACGTCGTACTGCCCCTCCTCTATACGGCGCTAAAAGACCGCTCGGCAACAGTGCGGCGCACGGCTGGCGACTGTCTTTCCGACTTAGGCGACCCCGCGGCGATCGGTCCGATGTGCAAGGCGCTACACGATCGGAACAAAATTGTCCGCTGGCGCGCCGCCCGCTATTTGTACGAAGTCGGCGACGAGTCCGCCATTTCCGCCCTGCGGGACGCGCAAGACGACCCGGAATTCGAGGTGCAAATGCAAGTAAAACTCGCGCTCGAACGCATCGAAGGCGGTCATGAAGCAGAAGGCACCGTCTGGCAACAAATGACGCGGGCGATTGGCGAGAAAGGAGTGCACCGACCTTGA
- a CDS encoding ABC transporter ATP-binding protein encodes MISIKNVTKSYGNTNVKAVDQLQLDIPSGQIFGFLGPNGAGKTTTIKMITGIIKPDSGDIEVDGISVTKDPLAAKQRIGYVPDSPEPYDRLTGLDYLRFIADVYEVSAAERQERLPELLQTFGMEDAVSQLIQSYSRGMKQKITLIAALLHQPSVWILDEPMVGLDPRAARLLKEAMRAHCDQGHTVFFSTHVLEVAERLCDQLAIIHGGKLIASGTMAQLKQGKGEDVSDEKTLENLFLELTER; translated from the coding sequence TTGATCTCGATTAAAAATGTCACAAAAAGTTATGGAAACACGAACGTCAAAGCCGTCGACCAGCTGCAACTGGACATTCCATCCGGGCAAATATTCGGTTTTCTCGGTCCTAACGGCGCCGGCAAGACAACGACGATCAAAATGATTACCGGCATTATTAAACCGGACTCCGGCGATATCGAAGTTGACGGTATTTCGGTAACGAAGGACCCCCTCGCAGCCAAGCAGCGCATCGGTTACGTGCCGGACAGCCCCGAGCCGTACGATCGGCTGACTGGCTTGGATTATTTGCGCTTTATCGCCGACGTTTACGAAGTGAGTGCAGCAGAACGACAAGAGCGACTGCCAGAGCTGCTTCAGACGTTCGGCATGGAAGACGCCGTCAGTCAACTCATTCAAAGCTACTCCCGCGGAATGAAACAAAAAATTACCCTGATCGCCGCCTTGTTACACCAACCGTCCGTGTGGATTCTCGACGAGCCGATGGTCGGACTCGACCCGCGCGCCGCCCGCCTCTTAAAAGAAGCGATGCGCGCACATTGCGATCAAGGTCACACCGTGTTTTTCTCTACACACGTGTTAGAAGTGGCAGAGCGCCTGTGCGACCAGCTAGCAATTATTCACGGTGGAAAGCTGATCGCCTCGGGAACAATGGCGCAGCTGAAACAAGGAAAGGGCGAAGACGTGAGTGACGAGAAAACACTGGAAAACTTATTCTTGGAGTTGACTGAACGGTGA